The Pedobacter mucosus genome window below encodes:
- a CDS encoding Gfo/Idh/MocA family protein has translation MKRKLKMGMIGGGKDAFIGAVHRLAANMDGLIELTCGALSVNPEVGYESGKILFLPDNRIYKTYEEMLQKESELPAGEKIDFVTIVTPNFAHFAPAMMALDLGFNVVIEKPITLTLDEAKQLQQKVEETSLTLCLTHTYSGYPMVKQAKQMVKEGAFGEIRKIIVEYPQGWLSTLSEREGNAQAAWRTDPSKTGKSGSMGDIGTHAAQLAEYISGLKITKVCADLNIVVPGRAIDDDGNVLLKFDNGSNGVLIASQIAAGEENALKIKVYGEKGGLEWHQMEPNTLIVKWSNEPAQIFRAGNGYLGSFAKHNVRTPGGHPEGYLEAFANIYRNFALTIDAKLNNESPTPEMLDFPNTYDGIRGMAFIENVVNSSQSDQKWTDFKI, from the coding sequence ATGAAAAGAAAATTAAAAATGGGCATGATTGGAGGCGGAAAAGACGCTTTCATTGGTGCCGTACATCGCCTTGCTGCAAATATGGATGGCTTGATAGAACTTACTTGTGGAGCGCTTAGCGTTAATCCAGAAGTAGGTTATGAATCAGGAAAAATCCTTTTCTTACCAGACAACAGAATTTATAAAACTTATGAAGAAATGTTGCAAAAAGAAAGCGAATTGCCAGCAGGTGAAAAAATTGATTTTGTAACCATCGTTACGCCTAATTTTGCCCACTTTGCTCCGGCAATGATGGCACTTGATTTAGGTTTTAATGTAGTTATCGAAAAACCGATTACGCTTACTTTAGATGAAGCCAAACAGCTGCAACAAAAAGTAGAAGAAACCAGCTTAACATTATGTTTAACCCACACTTATTCTGGTTACCCAATGGTGAAACAGGCTAAGCAAATGGTTAAAGAAGGGGCATTTGGCGAGATAAGAAAAATAATTGTTGAGTATCCTCAGGGTTGGCTTAGCACCTTATCCGAAAGAGAAGGAAATGCACAAGCTGCTTGGCGAACTGATCCTTCTAAAACAGGTAAAAGTGGAAGTATGGGTGATATTGGTACACACGCTGCTCAATTAGCCGAATACATCTCGGGTTTAAAAATCACGAAAGTGTGCGCTGATTTGAACATTGTTGTTCCGGGCAGAGCAATTGATGATGATGGAAACGTATTGTTAAAATTTGATAACGGATCAAATGGCGTTTTAATTGCTTCACAAATTGCTGCTGGAGAAGAAAACGCTTTAAAAATTAAGGTTTATGGCGAAAAAGGTGGATTAGAGTGGCATCAAATGGAGCCTAATACTTTAATCGTTAAATGGTCTAATGAACCTGCACAAATATTTAGAGCTGGAAATGGTTATTTAGGAAGCTTTGCGAAGCATAATGTCAGAACTCCAGGCGGGCATCCTGAAGGATACTTAGAAGCCTTTGCAAATATTTACCGCAATTTTGCGTTAACGATTGATGCGAAATTGAATAATGAGTCACCTACTCCAGAAATGTTGGACTTCCCAAATACTTACGATGGAATTCGTGGAATGGCATTCATAGAAAACGTGGTAAACTCTAGTCAATCAGATCAAAAATGGACTGATTTTAAAATTTAA